One Symphalangus syndactylus isolate Jambi chromosome 9, NHGRI_mSymSyn1-v2.1_pri, whole genome shotgun sequence DNA segment encodes these proteins:
- the ZDHHC4 gene encoding palmitoyltransferase ZDHHC4 isoform X3: MLGRRIAELSAENYPTKRNIFSCIIPERLQRAVHGLLHYLFHTRNHTFIVLHLVLQGMVYTEYTWEVFGYCQELEFSLYYLLLPYLLLVVNLFSFTLTCVTNPGIITKANELLFLHVYEFDEVMFPKNVRCSTCDLRKPARSKHCSVCNWCVHRFDHHCVWVNNCIGAWNIRYFLIYLLTLTASAATVAIVSTAFLVHLVVMSDLYQETYIDDLGHLHVMDTVFLIQCEHFIHPTGNSCMYWDYSWASSQCCLCSVCHIWTQYLFLTFPRIVFMLGFVVVLSFLLGGYLCFALYLAATNQTTNEWYRGDWAWCQRCPLVAWPPSAEPQVHQNIHSHGLRSNLQEIFLPAFPCHERKKQE, translated from the exons ATGTTGGGAAGAAGAATTGCAGAGCTGTCGGCTGAAAATTATCCAACCAAGAGAAAT aTATTTTCCTGTATAATTCCAGAACGTCTTCAGAGAGCCGTGCATGGATTGCTTCATTACCTTTTCCATACGAG AAACCACACCTTCATTGTCCTGCACCTGGTCTTGCAAGGGATGGTTTATACTGAGTACACCTGGGAAGTATTTGGCTACTGTCAGGAGCTGGAGTTCTCCTTGTATTACCTTCTTCTGCCCTATCTGCTGCTAGTTgtaaacctgttttctttcacCCTGACTTGTGTAACCAATCCTG GCATTATAACAAAAGCAAAtgaattattatttcttcatgtttATGAATTTGATGAAGTGATGTTTCCAAAGAACGTGAGGTGCTCTACTTGTGATTTAAGGAAACCAGCTCGATCCAAGCACTGCA GTGTGTGTAACTGGTGCGTGCACCGTTTCGACCATCACTGTGTTTGGGTGAACAACTGCATTGGGGCCTGGAACATCAGGTACTTCCTCATCTACCTCTTGACCTTGACGGCGTCAGCTGCCACCGTCGCCATTGTGAGCACCGCTTTTCTGGTCCACTTGGTGGTGATGTCAGATCTATACCAGGAGACTTACATCGATGATCTTGGACACCTCCATGTTATGGACACGGTCTTTCTTATTCAG tGTGAACACTTCATTCATCCCACAGGAAACTCTTGTATGTACTGGGATTATTCCTGGGCTTCTTCTCAGTGCTGTTTATGTTCAGTTTGTCACATTTGGACACAG TACCTGTTCCTGACTTTTCCACGGATTGTCTTCATGCTGGGCTTTGTTGTGGTCCTGAGCTTCCTCTTGGGTGGCTACCTGTGCTTTGCCCTGTATCTGGCGGCCACCAACCAGACTACTAACGAGTGGTACAGAGGTGACTGGGCCTGGTGCCAGCGTTGTCCCCTTGTGGCCTGGCCTCCGTCAGCAGAGCCCCAAGTCCACCAGAACATTCACTCCCATGGGCTTCGGAGCAACCTTCAAGAGATCTTTCTACCTGCCTTTCCGTGTCATGAGAGGAAGAAACAAGAATGA
- the ZDHHC4 gene encoding palmitoyltransferase ZDHHC4 isoform X5, with amino-acid sequence MLGRRIAELSAENYPTKRNIFSCIIPERLQRAVHGLLHYLFHTRNHTFIVLHLVLQGMVYTEYTWEVFGYCQELEFSLYYLLLPYLLLVVNLFSFTLTCVTNPGIITKANELLFLHVYEFDEVMFPKNVRCSTCDLRKPARSKHCSVCNWCVHRFDHHCVWVNNCIGAWNIRYFLIYLLTLTASAATVAIVSTAFLVHLVVMSDLYQETYIDDLGHLHVMDTVFLIQYLFLTFPRIVFMLGFVVVLSFLLGGYLCFALYLAATNQTTNEWYRGDWAWCQRCPLVAWPPSAEPQVHQNIHSHGLRSNLQEIFLPAFPCHERKKQE; translated from the exons ATGTTGGGAAGAAGAATTGCAGAGCTGTCGGCTGAAAATTATCCAACCAAGAGAAAT aTATTTTCCTGTATAATTCCAGAACGTCTTCAGAGAGCCGTGCATGGATTGCTTCATTACCTTTTCCATACGAG AAACCACACCTTCATTGTCCTGCACCTGGTCTTGCAAGGGATGGTTTATACTGAGTACACCTGGGAAGTATTTGGCTACTGTCAGGAGCTGGAGTTCTCCTTGTATTACCTTCTTCTGCCCTATCTGCTGCTAGTTgtaaacctgttttctttcacCCTGACTTGTGTAACCAATCCTG GCATTATAACAAAAGCAAAtgaattattatttcttcatgtttATGAATTTGATGAAGTGATGTTTCCAAAGAACGTGAGGTGCTCTACTTGTGATTTAAGGAAACCAGCTCGATCCAAGCACTGCA GTGTGTGTAACTGGTGCGTGCACCGTTTCGACCATCACTGTGTTTGGGTGAACAACTGCATTGGGGCCTGGAACATCAGGTACTTCCTCATCTACCTCTTGACCTTGACGGCGTCAGCTGCCACCGTCGCCATTGTGAGCACCGCTTTTCTGGTCCACTTGGTGGTGATGTCAGATCTATACCAGGAGACTTACATCGATGATCTTGGACACCTCCATGTTATGGACACGGTCTTTCTTATTCAG TACCTGTTCCTGACTTTTCCACGGATTGTCTTCATGCTGGGCTTTGTTGTGGTCCTGAGCTTCCTCTTGGGTGGCTACCTGTGCTTTGCCCTGTATCTGGCGGCCACCAACCAGACTACTAACGAGTGGTACAGAGGTGACTGGGCCTGGTGCCAGCGTTGTCCCCTTGTGGCCTGGCCTCCGTCAGCAGAGCCCCAAGTCCACCAGAACATTCACTCCCATGGGCTTCGGAGCAACCTTCAAGAGATCTTTCTACCTGCCTTTCCGTGTCATGAGAGGAAGAAACAAGAATGA
- the ZDHHC4 gene encoding palmitoyltransferase ZDHHC4 isoform X4, whose translation MDFLVLFLFYLASVLMGLVLICVCSKSHSLKGLARGGAQIFSCIIPERLQRAVHGLLHYLFHTRNHTFIVLHLVLQGMVYTEYTWEVFGYCQELEFSLYYLLLPYLLLVVNLFSFTLTCVTNPGIITKANELLFLHVYEFDEVMFPKNVRCSTCDLRKPARSKHCSVCNWCVHRFDHHCVWVNNCIGAWNIRYFLIYLLTLTASAATVAIVSTAFLVHLVVMSDLYQETYIDDLGHLHVMDTVFLIQYLFLTFPRIVFMLGFVVVLSFLLGGYLCFALYLAATNQTTNEWYRGDWAWCQRCPLVAWPPSAEPQVHQNIHSHGLRSNLQEIFLPAFPCHERKKQE comes from the exons ATGGACTTTCTGGTCCTCTTCTTGTTCTACCTGGCTTCGGTGCTGATGGGTCTTGTTCTTATCTGCGTCTGCTCGAAAAGCCATAGCTTGAAAGGCCTGGCCAGGGGAGGAGCACAG aTATTTTCCTGTATAATTCCAGAACGTCTTCAGAGAGCCGTGCATGGATTGCTTCATTACCTTTTCCATACGAG AAACCACACCTTCATTGTCCTGCACCTGGTCTTGCAAGGGATGGTTTATACTGAGTACACCTGGGAAGTATTTGGCTACTGTCAGGAGCTGGAGTTCTCCTTGTATTACCTTCTTCTGCCCTATCTGCTGCTAGTTgtaaacctgttttctttcacCCTGACTTGTGTAACCAATCCTG GCATTATAACAAAAGCAAAtgaattattatttcttcatgtttATGAATTTGATGAAGTGATGTTTCCAAAGAACGTGAGGTGCTCTACTTGTGATTTAAGGAAACCAGCTCGATCCAAGCACTGCA GTGTGTGTAACTGGTGCGTGCACCGTTTCGACCATCACTGTGTTTGGGTGAACAACTGCATTGGGGCCTGGAACATCAGGTACTTCCTCATCTACCTCTTGACCTTGACGGCGTCAGCTGCCACCGTCGCCATTGTGAGCACCGCTTTTCTGGTCCACTTGGTGGTGATGTCAGATCTATACCAGGAGACTTACATCGATGATCTTGGACACCTCCATGTTATGGACACGGTCTTTCTTATTCAG TACCTGTTCCTGACTTTTCCACGGATTGTCTTCATGCTGGGCTTTGTTGTGGTCCTGAGCTTCCTCTTGGGTGGCTACCTGTGCTTTGCCCTGTATCTGGCGGCCACCAACCAGACTACTAACGAGTGGTACAGAGGTGACTGGGCCTGGTGCCAGCGTTGTCCCCTTGTGGCCTGGCCTCCGTCAGCAGAGCCCCAAGTCCACCAGAACATTCACTCCCATGGGCTTCGGAGCAACCTTCAAGAGATCTTTCTACCTGCCTTTCCGTGTCATGAGAGGAAGAAACAAGAATGA
- the ZDHHC4 gene encoding palmitoyltransferase ZDHHC4 isoform X2, with the protein MDFLVLFLFYLASVLMGLVLICVCSKSHSLKGLARGGAQIFSCIIPERLQRAVHGLLHYLFHTRNHTFIVLHLVLQGMVYTEYTWEVFGYCQELEFSLYYLLLPYLLLVVNLFSFTLTCVTNPGIITKANELLFLHVYEFDEVMFPKNVRCSTCDLRKPARSKHCSEFGSRDSSGTSNSTCVCNWCVHRFDHHCVWVNNCIGAWNIRYFLIYLLTLTASAATVAIVSTAFLVHLVVMSDLYQETYIDDLGHLHVMDTVFLIQYLFLTFPRIVFMLGFVVVLSFLLGGYLCFALYLAATNQTTNEWYRGDWAWCQRCPLVAWPPSAEPQVHQNIHSHGLRSNLQEIFLPAFPCHERKKQE; encoded by the exons ATGGACTTTCTGGTCCTCTTCTTGTTCTACCTGGCTTCGGTGCTGATGGGTCTTGTTCTTATCTGCGTCTGCTCGAAAAGCCATAGCTTGAAAGGCCTGGCCAGGGGAGGAGCACAG aTATTTTCCTGTATAATTCCAGAACGTCTTCAGAGAGCCGTGCATGGATTGCTTCATTACCTTTTCCATACGAG AAACCACACCTTCATTGTCCTGCACCTGGTCTTGCAAGGGATGGTTTATACTGAGTACACCTGGGAAGTATTTGGCTACTGTCAGGAGCTGGAGTTCTCCTTGTATTACCTTCTTCTGCCCTATCTGCTGCTAGTTgtaaacctgttttctttcacCCTGACTTGTGTAACCAATCCTG GCATTATAACAAAAGCAAAtgaattattatttcttcatgtttATGAATTTGATGAAGTGATGTTTCCAAAGAACGTGAGGTGCTCTACTTGTGATTTAAGGAAACCAGCTCGATCCAAGCACTGCAGTGAGTTTGGCTCTCGTGACTCGAGCGGCACCTCCAACAGCACAT GTGTGTGTAACTGGTGCGTGCACCGTTTCGACCATCACTGTGTTTGGGTGAACAACTGCATTGGGGCCTGGAACATCAGGTACTTCCTCATCTACCTCTTGACCTTGACGGCGTCAGCTGCCACCGTCGCCATTGTGAGCACCGCTTTTCTGGTCCACTTGGTGGTGATGTCAGATCTATACCAGGAGACTTACATCGATGATCTTGGACACCTCCATGTTATGGACACGGTCTTTCTTATTCAG TACCTGTTCCTGACTTTTCCACGGATTGTCTTCATGCTGGGCTTTGTTGTGGTCCTGAGCTTCCTCTTGGGTGGCTACCTGTGCTTTGCCCTGTATCTGGCGGCCACCAACCAGACTACTAACGAGTGGTACAGAGGTGACTGGGCCTGGTGCCAGCGTTGTCCCCTTGTGGCCTGGCCTCCGTCAGCAGAGCCCCAAGTCCACCAGAACATTCACTCCCATGGGCTTCGGAGCAACCTTCAAGAGATCTTTCTACCTGCCTTTCCGTGTCATGAGAGGAAGAAACAAGAATGA
- the ZDHHC4 gene encoding palmitoyltransferase ZDHHC4 isoform X1, whose product MDFLVLFLFYLASVLMGLVLICVCSKSHSLKGLARGGAQIFSCIIPERLQRAVHGLLHYLFHTRNHTFIVLHLVLQGMVYTEYTWEVFGYCQELEFSLYYLLLPYLLLVVNLFSFTLTCVTNPGIITKANELLFLHVYEFDEVMFPKNVRCSTCDLRKPARSKHCSVCNWCVHRFDHHCVWVNNCIGAWNIRYFLIYLLTLTASAATVAIVSTAFLVHLVVMSDLYQETYIDDLGHLHVMDTVFLIQCEHFIHPTGNSCMYWDYSWASSQCCLCSVCHIWTQYLFLTFPRIVFMLGFVVVLSFLLGGYLCFALYLAATNQTTNEWYRGDWAWCQRCPLVAWPPSAEPQVHQNIHSHGLRSNLQEIFLPAFPCHERKKQE is encoded by the exons ATGGACTTTCTGGTCCTCTTCTTGTTCTACCTGGCTTCGGTGCTGATGGGTCTTGTTCTTATCTGCGTCTGCTCGAAAAGCCATAGCTTGAAAGGCCTGGCCAGGGGAGGAGCACAG aTATTTTCCTGTATAATTCCAGAACGTCTTCAGAGAGCCGTGCATGGATTGCTTCATTACCTTTTCCATACGAG AAACCACACCTTCATTGTCCTGCACCTGGTCTTGCAAGGGATGGTTTATACTGAGTACACCTGGGAAGTATTTGGCTACTGTCAGGAGCTGGAGTTCTCCTTGTATTACCTTCTTCTGCCCTATCTGCTGCTAGTTgtaaacctgttttctttcacCCTGACTTGTGTAACCAATCCTG GCATTATAACAAAAGCAAAtgaattattatttcttcatgtttATGAATTTGATGAAGTGATGTTTCCAAAGAACGTGAGGTGCTCTACTTGTGATTTAAGGAAACCAGCTCGATCCAAGCACTGCA GTGTGTGTAACTGGTGCGTGCACCGTTTCGACCATCACTGTGTTTGGGTGAACAACTGCATTGGGGCCTGGAACATCAGGTACTTCCTCATCTACCTCTTGACCTTGACGGCGTCAGCTGCCACCGTCGCCATTGTGAGCACCGCTTTTCTGGTCCACTTGGTGGTGATGTCAGATCTATACCAGGAGACTTACATCGATGATCTTGGACACCTCCATGTTATGGACACGGTCTTTCTTATTCAG tGTGAACACTTCATTCATCCCACAGGAAACTCTTGTATGTACTGGGATTATTCCTGGGCTTCTTCTCAGTGCTGTTTATGTTCAGTTTGTCACATTTGGACACAG TACCTGTTCCTGACTTTTCCACGGATTGTCTTCATGCTGGGCTTTGTTGTGGTCCTGAGCTTCCTCTTGGGTGGCTACCTGTGCTTTGCCCTGTATCTGGCGGCCACCAACCAGACTACTAACGAGTGGTACAGAGGTGACTGGGCCTGGTGCCAGCGTTGTCCCCTTGTGGCCTGGCCTCCGTCAGCAGAGCCCCAAGTCCACCAGAACATTCACTCCCATGGGCTTCGGAGCAACCTTCAAGAGATCTTTCTACCTGCCTTTCCGTGTCATGAGAGGAAGAAACAAGAATGA